A part of uncultured Tateyamaria sp. genomic DNA contains:
- a CDS encoding methyltransferase: protein MSAEAHDLPAWRGGWLNRLVARPGFQSWASKFPLTRARARADGAALFDVVQGFVQSQVLMALVELDLFRRLRAGPQSAGALGRACDVPEDRMQVLLQAGAALGLLKRKRDRFALARKGAACMGVPGLEAMIRHHRAFYDDLRDPVALLRGPDETQLSRFWPYVFGGDVDAGDAAIYSDLMAQSQRLVAEDTLRAVSLKGVRHLLDIGGGTGAFLEAAGQANRAMRMTLFDLPPVVPDAQARFDAAGMADRVTIAPGSFRDDFLPDGADAISLIRVLYDHSDDTVRDLLAKVHDALPPGGRLIVSEPMGGGARPERSGDVYFAFYTMAMQTGRARSAAEIGALLAQAGFATVRSPAPARAYVTRVMTAVRPD from the coding sequence ATGAGCGCCGAGGCGCATGATCTGCCCGCGTGGCGGGGCGGTTGGCTGAACCGGCTGGTGGCCAGGCCCGGCTTTCAAAGCTGGGCCAGCAAGTTTCCCCTGACACGGGCGCGGGCGCGCGCCGACGGCGCGGCGTTGTTCGATGTCGTGCAGGGCTTTGTCCAAAGCCAGGTGCTGATGGCGCTGGTCGAATTGGACCTGTTCCGCCGGTTGCGTGCGGGGCCGCAAAGCGCCGGGGCGTTGGGCCGCGCATGCGATGTGCCCGAAGATCGGATGCAGGTGCTGTTGCAGGCCGGGGCTGCGCTGGGGCTTTTGAAGCGCAAGCGCGACAGGTTCGCGCTGGCCCGCAAGGGCGCGGCGTGCATGGGCGTGCCGGGCCTTGAGGCGATGATCCGGCACCACAGGGCATTCTATGATGATCTGCGGGATCCCGTGGCCCTGTTGCGGGGTCCGGACGAGACACAGCTGAGCCGGTTCTGGCCCTATGTCTTTGGCGGTGACGTGGATGCGGGCGATGCCGCGATCTATTCCGACCTGATGGCGCAAAGCCAGCGGTTGGTGGCCGAGGATACGCTGCGCGCCGTGTCGTTGAAGGGTGTGCGGCATCTGCTGGATATCGGCGGTGGCACGGGCGCGTTTCTGGAAGCGGCGGGCCAGGCCAACCGCGCGATGCGGATGACCCTGTTTGATCTGCCGCCCGTGGTGCCTGATGCGCAGGCGCGGTTTGATGCGGCCGGCATGGCCGACCGGGTCACGATCGCGCCGGGATCGTTTCGGGACGATTTCCTGCCGGACGGCGCGGATGCGATTTCGCTGATCCGCGTCCTGTATGATCATTCGGACGATACGGTGCGGGACCTTCTGGCGAAAGTGCACGACGCCCTGCCGCCCGGTGGCCGCCTGATCGTGTCCGAGCCGATGGGCGGCGGGGCGCGGCCCGAGCGGTCGGGCGACGTGTATTTCGCATTCTACACCATGGCGATGCAGACGGGCCGCGCCCGGTCCGCGGCCGAGATCGGGGCGCTTCTGGCGCAAGCGGGCTTTGCCACTGTGCGCAGTCCGGCCCCGGCCCGCGCCTATGTCACGCGCGTGATGACGGCGGTGCGTCCAGATTGA
- a CDS encoding polyprenyl synthetase family protein, whose protein sequence is MGLSTRIEAAIAEAVAAGQGAGRATPPKLASALHYATAPGGARIRPTILMSVAMACGDDRPTISNAAASALEMIHCASLVHDDLPCFDDADMRRGKPSVHKAYSEPLAVLAGDSLIVLAFETLARQSGLAPDRVAQLIITLAQRTGMPGGICAGQGWESEDQVDLSAYHQAKTGALFIAATQMGAIAAGQEAEPWFELGDRIGEAFQVADDLRDALYDEATLGKPAGQDDLHGRPNAVTQLGVQGAISRLKDILGGAIASIPSCPGEAQLAEMVRMYAERLTPVVSPSRVPGE, encoded by the coding sequence ATGGGCCTGAGCACACGGATCGAAGCGGCAATTGCCGAGGCTGTGGCCGCAGGGCAGGGGGCCGGACGGGCCACGCCGCCCAAGCTGGCCAGCGCGCTGCACTATGCAACGGCCCCCGGCGGTGCCCGCATCCGACCCACCATTCTGATGTCCGTCGCGATGGCCTGTGGCGACGACCGCCCGACCATCTCGAACGCGGCGGCCTCTGCGCTCGAGATGATTCACTGCGCATCCCTTGTCCATGATGATCTGCCCTGTTTTGACGATGCTGACATGCGGCGCGGCAAGCCGTCTGTGCACAAGGCCTATTCCGAACCCCTGGCGGTACTGGCGGGCGACAGCCTGATCGTGCTGGCCTTCGAGACGTTGGCACGGCAGTCGGGTCTGGCCCCTGACCGGGTGGCGCAGCTGATCATCACGCTGGCGCAGCGCACCGGCATGCCCGGTGGCATCTGTGCCGGGCAGGGATGGGAGAGCGAGGATCAGGTGGATCTGTCCGCCTACCACCAGGCCAAGACCGGGGCACTGTTCATTGCCGCAACCCAGATGGGGGCCATCGCGGCGGGGCAGGAGGCCGAACCGTGGTTCGAGTTGGGCGACCGCATCGGCGAGGCGTTCCAGGTGGCCGACGATTTGCGCGACGCCCTTTATGACGAGGCGACGCTGGGCAAGCCTGCGGGTCAGGATGATCTGCACGGGCGGCCCAATGCCGTCACCCAATTGGGTGTGCAGGGGGCGATTTCGCGCCTGAAGGATATTCTGGGCGGGGCCATCGCCTCGATCCCGTCATGCCCGGGTGAGGCGCAGCTGGCCGAGATGGTGCGGATGTATGCCGAGCGGTTGACGCCCGTCGTGTCGCCAAGCCGTGTGCCGGGTGAATGA